A DNA window from Engystomops pustulosus chromosome 6, aEngPut4.maternal, whole genome shotgun sequence contains the following coding sequences:
- the LOC140064933 gene encoding uncharacterized protein, translating to MPPAHTIDNSSSSSQGNKIKTLHKQKGKGSCDPEYVQELCSKESLSQLVKDLEKKPNKLEVVSMFVQNHKYKLLKWEKNIYYLKVCDLSGTIYMGQQYMKEQWEEFYLPKTTRMEVLGILEHSQVPLPCMEWVVLVGEDGCVYAYREEELQLIAKNLSEFVENGKKRVYATYDYPEFSDEDEETLLQDEEVQKIRQSTRDFVNSNAHVFDNLLNFLSSKQ from the exons ATGCCTCCCGCCCACACGATAGAcaactcttcctcctcttcccaaGGGAATAA GATAAAGACCTTGCACAAACAAAAAGGAAAAGGAAGCTGTGATCCGGAATATGTTCAGGAGTTGTGCTCTAAAGAAAGCTTATCGCAGCTCGTAAAGGATCTGGAGAAGAAAC CAAACAAACTTGAAGTCGTCTCAATGTTTGTCCAGAACCACAAGTACAAGTTGTTAAAATGGGAGAAGAACATCTATTACCTGAAAGTGTGTGATCTTAGCGGCACCATCTACATGGGACAGCAATATATGAAAGAACAATGGGAAGAGTTCTATCTCCCCAAAACCACAAGAATGGAAGTCCTTGGCATACTAGAACACTCTCAGGTCCCGCTGCCCTGTATGGAGTGGGTGGTACTGGTAGGGGAGGACGGCTGTGTCTACGCTTATAGGGAAGAGGAGCTGCAATTGATTGCAAAAAACCTCAGTGAATTTGTAGAAAATGGCAAGAAAAGGGTTTATGCAACATATGACTATCCAGAATTCAGTGATGAG GATGAAGAAACTCTGCTACAAGATGAAGAGGTGCAGAAGATCAGGCAAAGTACAAGAGATTTTGTGAACAGCAATGCACACGTGTTTGATAATCTCCTGAACTTTCTTTCTTCTAAACAGTAA
- the TMC6 gene encoding transmembrane channel-like protein 6: protein MSVTFVDIPDVQEDYSPCDEREVHNSFSSVIEEAENDVLLELIPRGRNSGNRRNALCEYHHATMRILANMPSRTIGRCRGGALSEYYNRTVRKRQSKKRPSLYSMERRARPSVKQKDLSEEAEEEHQRLLVSELQKTSGAQRIRLLQSFPLSLRVKRELRYLTLETDGFRKGRNVNFCCSSVSDRISLATHRFWLMLLSALYALRPWHAALKQIGGRFGSSALSYFLFLKTLLGFNLFMSLLCLLFIVTPQAVHPHRSSNPRSFTSLELLTGAGYFTDTVMYYGYYSNNTLNDGCSSSSNTSVCRGGKGGLPYHMPLAYLFTIGFGFLSTCIILVYRMSCSFGESFRVGFFSGVLALKVFCSWDFKVNRIRCVQRQKENVCMQLKELLSEHLPDRSNPDFKKRLRHVCVLIFSWILCAGSWLGAALAVHMISEHLHKDHRARQRTGGEPEVEAMLLPLPLAVSLCNLLLPYMYHALGLWEKLDSPILEVYIAICRNLLLKVVILGVLCYHWIIRKAKYLENKCWETFVGQELFRFVIMDLIFNLLDTLFGELLWRLILQKKRKQKCRTEFDIARNVLELIYGQTLAWLGVLFCPIIPVVQTLKLLLLFYVKKASLMRNCRNPSKPWRASHMSTAFLTLLCFPSFLGASVFLSYTLWSVQPSMSCGPFRSLNTMYEAGKFYIKQLEMTNPQLSWVSRIHYYLWENTFFIYLAAAVLLIVIYFHIQIVNGQRKIIMLLKEQIANEGEDKCFLINRLHSVYEKKSRRHRPKIGNNR, encoded by the exons ATGTCCGTCACCTTTGTGGACATTCCTGATGTTCAGGAAGACTACAG TCCCTGTGACGAGCGGGAGGTGCACAATTCCTTCAGCAGTGTCATTGAAGAAGCGGAGAATGACGTCTTACTGGAACTCATACCGCGCGGCCGCAATTCAG GGAACAGGCGCAATGCCCTGTGTGAGTACCACCATGCCACCATGCGAATCCTCGCTAATATGCCCAGCCGTACTATTG GCCGCTGCAGAGGGGGTGCGCTGTCCGAGTATTACAATCGCACCGTGAGGAAGCGGCAGTCCAAGAAGCGCCCATCTTTGTACAGTATGGAGCGACGTGCTAGACCCAGTGTAAAACAGAAGGACCTATCCGAGGAAGCAGAAGAGG AACATCAAAGATTACTGGTGTCAGAACTGCAGAAAACATCGGGAGCCCAGCGTATCCGACTACTGCAGAGCTTCCCTCTGAGCCTGCGTGTGAAAAGAGAACTGAG GTACTTGACCTTGGAAACTGATGGATTTCGTAAAGGGAGAAATGTCAACTTTTGCTGCAGTTCTGTATCTGATCGCATCAGTCTG GCTACACATAGATTCTGGCTCATGTTGCTTTCGGCACTTTATGCTTTACGGCCCTGGCACGCGGCGCTGAAGCAGATCGGGGGGAGATTTGGCTCCAGCGCTCTCTCCTATTTTCTTTTCCTGAAAACTCTTCTGGGGTTTAACCTCTTCATGAGCCTCTTGTGCCTCTTGTTCATCGTTACTCCCCAGGCCGTGCATCCACATAGATCATCAAACCCGCGAAGCTTCACCAGTCTGGAGCTTCTCACAGGAGCG GGTTATTTTACCGATACGGTCATGTATTATGGTTATTACAGTAACAACACCCTGAATGATGGCTGTTCGTCAAGCTCTAACACATCAGTGTGTCGAGGGGGCAAGGGTGGGCTCCCATATCACATGCCCCTGGCCTATCTGTTCACCATAGGATTTGGTTTCCTGAGTACATGTATTATACTGGTGTATAG GATGTCGTGTTCCTTTGGTGAAAGTTTCAGAGTTGGGTTTTTCTCTGGAGTTTTGGCTCTAAAAGTTTTTTGCTCGTGGGACTTCAAAGTCAACAGAATCCGTTGTGTTCAGAGACAGAAGGAGAACGTTTGTATGCAGCTGAAG GAACTGCTGAGTGAGCATCTTCCAGATCGGTCTAATCCTGACTTCAAAAAGCGTCTGCGGCACGTGTGTGTGCTGATCTTCTCGTGGATCCTGTGTGCGGGCAGCTGGTTGGGGGCTGCATTGGCCGTCCACATGATCTCAGAACATCTACACAAG GATCACCGAGCACGGCAGAGAACCGGAGGAGAGCCGGAAGTAGAGGccatgctgctgccgctgcctttgGCCGTGTCTTTATGTAACCTGCTGCTGCCGTACATGTATCACGCCCTGGGACTCTGGGAGAAGCTGGACTCCCCCATATTAGAAGTCTACATTGCTATTTGCAG AAATCTTCTCCTGAAGGTCGTCATCCTCGGGGTGCTGTGCTATCACTGGATCATACGGAAAGCAAAATACTTGGAGAATAAG TGCTGGGAGACATTTGTTGGGCAGGAGCTGTTTCGCTTTGTGATAATGGACCTAATCTTCAATCTGCTGGACACATTGTTCGGGGAGTTACTATGGAG GTTAATCCTGCAGAAGAAGCGCAAACAAAAGTGTCGGACAGAGTTTGACATCGCTCGCAATGTGCTGGAGCTGATCTATGGACAGACGCTGGCATG GCTCGGCGTCTTGTTTTGCCCGATCATCCCTGTTGTGCAGACTCTGAAGTTGCTTCTGCTGTTCTATGTGAAAAAG GCCAGTTTGATGAGGAATTGTCGTAACCCGAGCAAACCCTGGAGAGCTTCCCATATGAGCACAGcgttcctcacactgctttgcttccCATCCTTTTTAGGGGCTTCGGTGTTTCTTTCCTACACCTTGTGGTC TGTGCAGCCCTCTatgtcctgtggtccgttccgCTCCCTAAACACTATGTATGAAGCTGGAAAGTTCTACATCAAGCAGCTGGAAATGACCAATCCGCAGCTGAGTTGGGTCAGCAGGATACATTACTACCTCTGGGAAAACACCTTCTTCATTTACCTGGCCGCTGCAGTCTTGCT gattgtaatttACTTCCATATCCAGATTGTCAATGGGCAGAGAAAAATCATAATGTTACTAAAGGAGCAGATTGCAAAT GAAGGAGAAGACAAATGCTTCCTTATAAACAGACTTCATTCAGTGTATGAAAAGAAAAGCAGAAGACACCGGCCAAAG ATTGGAAACAATCGATGA